From the genome of Oxyura jamaicensis isolate SHBP4307 breed ruddy duck chromosome 2, BPBGC_Ojam_1.0, whole genome shotgun sequence:
AGAATATACACCGGCAAGATTTGTGCAAAAGCAACGAATTAGTTATATTCTTCTCTGCTTCATCTCATTTTGACCTGGCCTGAGAGTGCTTCCATAACTGCTAAAAGATATGTATATCCTCTAATGGACTATAAAAGTGAAATCCTTAACAGAACTTTATTCTATGTTGGATCTACTTCAATAATAATTAGTTTCTTCATAGAATTGCAGTTTTGAGGTTCTTAGTGGTAGCCTATCTCAAGTTCATGCTCAATGTCCTCTAGGAGATCCTGCTCATCAGcgggggttggactagatgatcttcagaggtcccttccaaccttggtcattctgtgattctgtgatttcttctaccattaaataaaacattagatATTTAATACAGTAATTGTTTTGACAGTTCTGAATCTTCTGAATGAAGACTTTTTTCAAATTGTTCTGACCCTGCTTTTCCATATAATCCCTCATCATCTTTGCTGTGGAAAATCAGTGAGAATCTTCTTGGACTCAGGTTTTGAGTCCATGACTCAGGTTTTGAGTCCATGACTCATGGACTCAAGTAAACCCATTATGGAATATTTTATcaatagcaaaagaaaattcctAAGTGTGTTTTAAATGACCAGGGAAGGGACATCTTTATTCTGCGTCATTCTGAGAAAGCTtttcaattttgcatttttttggtgGTATATCAGCTTAATTTTGCCTTCAAATAGATGAGTGGCatcaattatttaatttaaaagtgtgTAAGATGAAATAGAACTCACCtagttactgctttttcatattttttttaaactcctgtTCATATATAGCATATGATGTAGATAGTACTGTATTTTGTGCAATTTTGTAAATTACAAAAATAGCAATACAAAACTGATCCCTGTATGACAAGAAACATGTACAGATAACTTGCCACTTCTGTAAGTACggttttattgtctttaaaaacTTGATCAGACAGTTACTAAGGTATATACACATAATCTTCTTACCTAGTATTTCTGTAGTCCAAAAATTCCAAGATAAATTGTGTAGTAGTGTGATTTATTAAATTAAGGCACCATTTACAGAGgtataaaaaaatggaaagaaatacttGTAGCCCTTTTTGTATATGAAAACACTATTGCTTGTTTTCTGGGGAAGATAGCTTGTGTTTTCacttttccatatattttaaaagaaacaataaataaacttttttccATGTTACGTTTGTTATTGTTGTCTATAAATTCTTCAACTGAGCATGATGCTGTGAGATCCTGATATATTTCTCAGTGGAAGCTTAATCTTCCATATTGACCATTTTACACAATAAGGTGTGACTTGGCATGGAGCTCAAGTCAATAAATCTGACAGGACCTATTTTGAATTTAAAGGACACTATAAACTTATAaactatttaatttaatatttttgaggGTTTTTCTAATTGtccaagtaaaaaataaagatatttacaGGATTTGCTTGAACCCAAAGTTCAGTCAAAAGGTAATAGAAGACAGATAAGCCCACAGATACTGAAATCACAaatataaggagaaaaaaaaaagcaaaacacaaacacacaaccCCAAAACCCAAATGTaaggcaaaatatatatatatatatgtaaagtaTATACTATCTCtctttacatatatatgttcCAAATAACTTCATGCTATGTTCATTCCCTGTCTCACTGCTTGCCCAGCAAAAGACAACATAAGGGAATTACCCAATATTTCTTAGCCTGGCAGGCATGTGTCAggttgaaagaaagaaaactcatcCCTGCTATTATCAACAGataacagatttaaaatattttcccattctGTATTccaatgaaataatttctcagaaaataggaaagaaaagaccaTCAGTTGCAGAAAGTAACAGCAATAGAGTGCTTACCGGGAAACTGAGAAAGTTTTAAATTTGTGCTCTGTCTTGTTCATCTTGTCTTGCACTTAACTCTCATTCTCTCATCAAAGGGAAGTGTCCTGGTCACCAAGGCTTTGAGCTCTTCTAAAGCCTCTTGTATTTTCCACTGGAGCCACTATATTTAACTATTCTTTGCTGAGTAGGACGGGCAAAAGGGAGGGCTGTTTTGTAGCTCAATGACTAGCACCTCAGTCTTTCCTTATGGctacagttttgaaaaagaacCTCTCTATGCTAATTCTGAGAAATCTTCCACCTTGAAGTCAGTATGTGAATCCCCAGGATACTGTGGTTTTATTCATCTTAGCATAACATCTTTCATGAAAGAAAGTGGAATAACGATCACGTTATGTATTTATGTTGGAACCCTGAATGCTTTTTTGTATGTcataggaaaaatataaaaatattctcacGTATGTGTGCTGTCCTGATTTACTGTTATGGCTGGGCAGTGGTCTATGCTTAGTTGAGTTAGCTTTGTTATAAATATGTGGTTTCAGTAAATTAACGCTCTCAGAATAAAGATCTCATAGAAGTTAACTGCTGCAGAACCAGTGTAATAGCTCCAAAATAGAAAGCAGAGGATCAGCATGTGACTGTTCATTTTATCTTCCCAACAAGGCTTCCCTAAGTAGCAAACACCAGCTGCAGTTAAAAATAGAAGGTGATAAGCAACTAGGATCTTTAACACTGAAGTCACCCTTCATAACGGCAAGAAGCCGAAAGCAACAATGAAGTCTCTCCGATTCCTTAGTGCTGAAGCATTCGTGTCAAATGCAGAGTTTGCAAGGAAGAGTCTCAGCAGTGTTGCCCAtaatctttttcctcttctttttaaagcaagctATTTATTAGAGCAAGGGGAAGTGATTCATGACTTGGTAAAGAACTGGCCGCTTGTCGACTTTAACATGGGAAAACTTCTGGGAACTACTATGGACTACCAGGAAGACCTGAGCCACAGAACCTGCTCAGTGTGCTTGGAAAGCTGTCTTACAGGGCTGAGAGACTATGTCCTGCATCATCCTTCTCCCTGTGTGAAAAGGTTGAAAGTAGTGGACCTGACAGGTATAAAAGATGTTGAAGTTCAGTTTTGTGACTGTAAGAAGCCAATGGGGAGGTGGGCTAGGACAGAACTGCTCTCTAAGCTTTGTTTAGAACTGCTGGTTCACCTGCAACAAATGCAATGCAAGCCATGTACCTTTGAAATCAGTATTGATGTACTAGTTGACTTGTTTGTTACAGAACGCAACTATGAGCTGGTAGTGCAGGCCCTGTTGCAGAAGTGTTATTGTCCACTGAAGATCTGCTGTGTGGCATTCAGAGCTGACAACTTGGCTTTGCAGAAATTCTTCTATATCGTAAAGCTCACTGACCCCTCTTTGTTGCGCAAACTGGAAGTAGTTCACAACGTCCGCCTGGAAATGGAACACTTGGAAATACTCTTCAACAGTATCCACTTCCCTCTACTGATGTCCTTGACCTTGCCAGCACGAACATTTAATGTGCAGAGACACACAGCTACAGATGAACTGATGCTTACTACCATTGGAGAAAAGATGGGTGAAATGACACAACTGACTGAGCTGAGTCTGGCATTTTCTATACTCACAGGAAGAATACAGAAATTGCTCAGGTAACTTGGTCATCCTGCTTTCAGCCAAAATGTAAAGAACAGTCATTAGTGCCATCAGCAATTTGAGAACCTTGTAGAATAAGGCAGTTACGGGTTTCTCAAGGTGCTTGCGAGAAAGAGCATCAGGAAGCTAGGGAAGAGTGTTTTGGGGGGAGAAGTGGAAGTCAGTATATTGTCTAATGCATGTAGAAAAACTGTCTTTCTTATTAGTCTTTCAGAACCCATCTAATGAGTATGAGAATATTCTCTTGGCTGCCAACGTAAGACAGGAGTACACCAGGACATCTTTGGTTTGCCCCATTAAGCTCTGAAGCTTAAGGGATGGTTAGGTGAGGACATCAGGGAAGGTCCACCCAGGAAGTTGTCTAGGGCAATGAAGTTGACCCCATGCCTTGAGACTTCCtccaccaagaaggaaagaagggtaatAGTAGTAGGCGACTCCCTTctgaggggaacagagggccccaTATGTCAGCAAGACTCTACCTctagggaagtctgctgcctccctggggcccaGGTTAAGGACATTTCTCATCTGGTTCGCTTCTCTGATTATTATCTCTTACCAATAATTCAGGCTGGCAGCAATGAAATtgctgagagaagcctgaaggctatcaaaagggacttcaggGGATTGAGGCAGTTACTGGATGGAGTGGTGTTTTCCTTTATCCCTTCAGTGGCAGAGAGGGATACTGAGAGGACCTGGAAAGCCCAGCTGATAAATACATGGCTGGGAGGCTGGTGCCATcacaggaatttttatttttatttttttattttttttttgaccatgggTATGTTTACTTAGCACCTGGCCTGATACGTGCAGCTGGTTCCCACCTGTCTCAAATAGGGAAACAGATACTAGCCCAGGAGCTTGTTGAgaaggctttaaactaggtatgaagggggatggggatgaaaTGAGGCTCAAGAGAGATGAGCCTGGAGGAGCAATGCCAGGGTCGGGGGTGAGGGCAATGGTGCAACTGAAGTGTGTTTACGCCAATGCGCACAGCAAGGGCAATAAACatgaggagctggaagccattatCTAGCAGGCAAACTGTGACTcagttgccatcactgaaagaTGGTGGGACCACTCACACGACTAGAGCACTGCAATGGATGGCTATGCACTCTTCAGAAAGGACAGGCAACAATGGAGGGGCAGTGGCGAGGCTCTCTATATTAGCGACTGTTTTGATGTTGCTAAGCTCAGGACTGAGAATGATAAGGTGGAGTCCCTATGGACAAGGATCAGGAGGATTGCCAACAAGGCAGACATCCtctggtgggggtctgttatagactgccaaaccaggatgaagagatAGATGAGGATACaaacagctgacagaagttgcacAGTCGCCAGCACTTGTTCTCATGGGgaacttcaacttcccagacataagctggaaataaaatatggcCCTAAGGAGGCCAtaggaggttcctggagtgtGTGGAAAACAGCTTCGTTACTCAGCTGGTTAGTGAACATACCAGAGAGggtgccccactagacctgTTCACAGAGAAAGACTGGTGAGAGATGTGGTggttgggagctgtcttgggcagagtgaccacaaaatggttgAGTTTTCTATTCCTGGTGAAATCAGGAGACAggtcagtaaaactgctaccttggacttctggagggcagacttttAACTGTTCAGGATGTTGGTAGGGAGGGTCCCTTGGAAGTCAGTTCTGAAGGGCAAAGGCatccaggaaggctggatgctcctcaagaaggaagtcttCAAGGTGCAGGAGCAGACTATTCCTGCGTGTCGTAAGATGAGCCAGTGGGGAAGAAAACCAGcatggctgaacagggaacttttgctgagtttccagaggaaaaagaaagtttatatCCAGTGGAATAAGGTACAGACAACTAGGGGAGAGGAAGTTGCCAGaatgtgcagagaaaaaatcagcacgagctcaacctggccactATGGTTAAGAAtaacaacaaatgtttttacaaatataatAATGGTAAGAGGAGGTCCAAAGTGAATCTACATCCTTTACTGAATGCAGGGAagaacatgactactgaggataaggaaaagtTTGAGGTTCTTAATGGGGGAGATGGGGACAGATGGGAAGAATAACATTTAAAACCAGATTTcaggtatgtattttttttttttcctgttttaagtATGGCTTTCATGATTTACCAAAATTATCTctcaggattttttaaaaatataaatagtctTTTGCCTATTTTCGTTATGTCTTTAATCATATGCATACCCTGGATACAGATTTGGGAGAAGTGTTTGTGTCTGTTGCTTCTCTTTTACTCCAGTCAGGTGTTTATCACAGAGATTAATAACAAAGACACAGTTTGGGGGAAATGGTGAGACATTTAAAAAAGtttcaggtttgttttgttttggtaacaTGTtagcttctgtttgttttgtttgtttgtttgtttgtttttccatttagagagaaaagaaaaatagacttAAAACAATCCCAATTTTCTactcatgtttttattttaatcgaaataacttttcttgtaaattttttctcagaataaaaTAGCTGCCGGTTCTGTATTACAATCCTAGTGGACAGAGGACCAGTAAGTCTGatggcagaaagctgctgtgaaaTTGAGTTGTTATACACCTTCAGTTCTCTTCTTGCTTCATCTCCTATCCTCTCTCCTGTGTATCTCCAGAGGAGGATATGATATGTCCACCAGTCTCAGtgacttaattttttttgcatCCAAGGCACTGCAACATCACTGGCAGCAGACTGAAAATTAACCTGAgtttgaaaatgtcatttggggcctccagaaaaaaaatatttgcctttagATATCAATGTCATTAGTGCTTTGCAGGTATTTccagaaacaaatattaaatagaaacaaatatCAATTCTTGATGAACTGATACATCGAcatcatttgttttcagaaggaaatgagtTTTTGCTACtgtgaaatgaataaaaacagtaactttataaatcatttttttaaaaaagtttgattGCTTGTTGAAAAGATTTTAGAAGAGAACAGTAAGCAAGAACAAGAGAAAGCATAGCCTATGAGCAAGTTTGAAACAATTAGCGTTGTTTACATTGAATAAGGGAATATtggaggatggaaaaaaatgatcgtgtggcattttttaaacttaaatatgTTATAGACAGTTgtcacagaagaagaaagtatgcataaatgtgaaagaaatggTAAATATGGTGAGAATTAATGAGTTTAGCTGCAACAACAAAAGCTGAGAAAGCCATAGAAAGTTCTCCATCACCGACGGTCTTTAAGAATAAGATAGACAAGCACCTGTCAGGAATGATGCTCATACAAACTTCTTCAAAGCAGGGAATGGATGACTTCTTTACTTGCAGCACTACcaatttttgaaaagctttaGTAGAATTATTATAGTTTATCTCTTTTATGCTcaacatatttcttttatgttcaacatatttcttttatgttaaACCGACTTCAATCCAGTATCTTATTGACATCTTATTAATATTATCTTGTTAACTGCTGCCTTGGACTTCCCAAGGGCAgactttgaactgttcaggACACTTGCAGGGATGGTCTCTTGGAAGTCACTTCTGAAGTGCAGAGGGGTCCAAGCAGTTTGGACATTCCTCAAGATGGGAGTCTTCAaggtgcaggaggaggctgtCCCCATGTGCTGTAAGATGAGCCGATGGGGAAGAAGAGCAGcatggctgaacagggaacttttgctgagactccaggagaaaaaaagggttTACCTCCTATGGAAGAAAGGACAGACAACTTGAGAAGAGTACAAGGAGCTTGCTAGcatatgaagagaaaaaaaagaaaaaaaaaaaaaaaaaaaaaaaaacagaaaggctaAAGTCCACCGTGAGCTCAACCTTACCACTGTGGTAAAAGTTACCAAAAAGGTTTTTACAGATATCTTAACAGTAagagaaaggccaaggagagtctccatcctttactggatgcagcAGGAAACATGACTACTGAGAGTAAGGAAAAGTCTGAGATTCTCAATGCCTTTACTAGTCAGACCAGTTATCCTTGGGGTACTCAGCATCCTAACCTCGAAGtcagttccctcagtacccttaggtggatcccatctggccccatcgacttacgtacatccaagtgctgtagcaggtcaccaaccatttccttgtggattacgagggccacattctgctccccatttcccttcaccagctcagggcactgcgtatccagagaacaactggtcttgccactaaagactgaggcaaagaaggcattaagcacctcagccttctcctcatctcttgtcactaagtttctccctgcatccagtaaaggatggagattgtccttagtcctccttttcgtgtttatgtatttataaaaacattttctgttatctttaacagcagtagccagattgagctccagatgagctttggcctttctaattttgtccctgcacagccttacaacatccttatagtcctcccgagtggcccgccctcttttccaaaggtcataaaccctctttttttttcttaaggtctagccacaactctctgttcagccaggccaaTCTTATACTGCGctggcttgtctttgggcacgtggggacagaccgctcctgagccattaaaatttccttcttgaatttccttctttccatgcCTTCCTGTACTCCTTaagaactgcctcccaagggactaTGCCAACCAGTGCCCTGAACAGCTcagtctgccctccagaagtccaagacagcagttttactgatacCCCTCCTGTctttgccaagaatagagaactcaaccatttcgtggtcactctgcccaagacagctcccaatcaccacatctcccaccagtcaTTCTCTAtgtgtgaacagaaggtccagcggggcacctcccctggtaggctcactaaccagctgcgtcaggaagctatcttccacgctctccagaaaccttctACActtcttcctctgagctgtattgcatgTCCAGGATAAGTCTGGGAAGCTGAAGTCCCCCACCAGGACAAAAGCTGATGATTTCacaacttttgccagctgcctgtagaactcctcatccgtctcctcatcctaGTTAGGCGGTTTAAAACAGACCCCCAccttgccttgttggccttcctgctgatcctaacccatagggactcGAAGTTTTCATTCCCAGCCTCGAATTCCACAATATcaaacactctctaatatagacagccacaccaccaccccttctgtgctacctgtcccttctgaagagcctatagccagtcattgcagcactccagtcatgggagtggtcccaccactTTTCAGggatggcaaccaagtcatagcttgccttcttccagctcctcttgtttgttgcccatgctgcttgcattagtgtagatgcacttcagctggacTATTGCCTTCTCTCCCAACCCTGACATTGTTCCCACTGGCACACCTCTAACGGGACGTATTTCACCTCCGTCTCCCTTCTTACccagtttaaagccctctcaatgagccctgccagctcctgggctagtATCCGTTTTCCCCTTTGAGATAGGCGGGACCCATCTGCAGTTATTGCCTGGTATCAGGTGCTGAGTAAAGCCCCCCGtggtccaaaaaaaaaaaaataaaaaaaaaataaaaaaaaatctgtgttggcaccagcctctgagccatgtgtttatcaggtgggctttccatgtcctctctgtacccctccctgccactgtaggggTGGAGGAAAATATCACCTGTACTCCCACTCCATCTACTAAtcgtcccagtcccctaaagtcccatttgatagccttcaggcttctctcagcaATTTCATCGCTGCCAGCCTGGATTATCAACAGAGGAAAGTAATtagaggggcgaaccaggttaGGAAGGTTTCTGGCaatgtccctgaccctggccccaaggaggcagcagacttccctacgggtagggtgAGGCCAACATAcagggccctctgttcccctgagaagggtGTCACCTAAAACaattacccttctttctttcttaatggaagcagtcttgaggcgtggagttGACTTCCTTGCCCTAGGCATTCTCCTGGGTGGACTTTCCACCTCATCCTCATCCACCAGTCTGTCAAGCTCCAAGGCCTCAAACCTGCTGTttaagggcacctgggaaggcgGGGACAGTGGGGAGGTGGGTTCCCTGCGATGCCGAGCAGGGACTTGTTTCCATTCCTCTCCATCTCCTAGGTCCCCCCCCTCTGCCCGACAGCAACAGGAGAGGGTCCACCACTGCTTGGGGTCTATCACGATGGTGCCTTTCTTTCAGGCCTTGCATGGAattgctccaccagtctatctccctcTCACACTCTCTGATAGCCCTTTatcctctccacctcctccttgagctctgccaccaggctgaccaggtcatccacctgctcacacctcacaaacacacagtatctctgccaccctcagatggcagcaacaggctcaggcGCTCCCTGCGTCCAGAGACCCGAACTGGCGCATTTTTGAGTGGGCACGTAGTCTGGGTCACCACAGACTTTCTAGAAAGAGCGTTCTGCCTAGTGCAGGCCATGTCGGTTTAGCTATAGGTAGACAGACGGTAGATGAGCTGTTCTCCTGAGCCGGGGGAAAGCTCTGCCCCGTCTAAGTGCTCCCTGCCTGCATGCACTGCCCTAACTGACACACCatgccctgtttgcccgtcctggtcgccgcgctccctaggggctgcctttgaacggccggggagtGGGCAATGCTGGTTCCATCCGTGCCTCGTCAGCTTCCCTCATGAGGGCTGCCaggtcctggcggctccctaGGCTGCCTCAAGTGGCCTCGAtgcgggaaaaaaaaaaaaaatccctgcctGCCTCGATCCCCCGCTCTGCTGCAGAACGAGTCTGCCCCGGAGCTGATTGCCTCGGCGAGTGGCTGCAAAATGGCGGTGACACCCTCTTGGGCATTTGAAAACATACAGTAGAAAcaaaactagaaataaaatgtgatattttgGTAGAATTCTGATTGGCTTTCATCTTGGAATGAATCCTTCCTTAATGGATGTGATACAAACCTCTTGAATGGTAACATCATTCTAAAAGAAGAAGCCACCAATGCTTTCATGGTAGTAGTGATCTGGTACTAATTCAGCAAGTAATGGAACCTCACAGCATATAACTGTTTACATAATATACACATAGTATGTTACCAAATTAATACCCTCTAAATCAAAACAGTTGGAGTCAACCAACTGGGCAATGTGATCTAGTGGTTGGCAcactgcccatggcagggggggtggagCTCTTTAAGTTCCATTCCAACCCAAGGCATTCTATGAGTCATGTAAGGTAGGAGATAATTTACAAAACTGATTGCAGGagcaaaatatacttttcatCATTGGAACatgcttctgtttctcaaaagagactaataaaataatgaatgtgGCATATGGCTGCATTCATAATGTGGATAGTTGTGTGAAAATTTGTGAATGTAGTT
Proteins encoded in this window:
- the LRRC14B gene encoding leucine-rich repeat-containing protein 14B gives rise to the protein MKSLRFLSAEAFVSNAEFARKSLSSVAHNLFPLLFKASYLLEQGEVIHDLVKNWPLVDFNMGKLLGTTMDYQEDLSHRTCSVCLESCLTGLRDYVLHHPSPCVKRLKVVDLTGIKDVEVQFCDCKKPMGRWARTELLSKLCLELLVHLQQMQCKPCTFEISIDVLVDLFVTERNYELVVQALLQKCYCPLKICCVAFRADNLALQKFFYIVKLTDPSLLRKLEVVHNVRLEMEHLEILFNSIHFPLLMSLTLPARTFNVQRHTATDELMLTTIGEKMGEMTQLTELSLAFSILTGRIQKLLSPLKTPLKMLDVSNCSLNHDDMAYLANSFHSYHLEALDLSGHDIPDLYPSTFFKLLGHSSSVLRSLILEDCNIQDSHVNMLILGLSPCHKLQDFKFLGNPLSSEALKHLFTFLCELPMLKNVEFPVPMDCYPIGISYPIDDASLCRFDHQKYERIAEELNLILLQGNREDVKASTPIFGSYDAAVQETNEELGAYLIMSFKETLEKFTASLSKMS